Proteins encoded together in one Lathyrus oleraceus cultivar Zhongwan6 chromosome 5, CAAS_Psat_ZW6_1.0, whole genome shotgun sequence window:
- the LOC127083148 gene encoding 15-cis-phytoene desaturase, chloroplastic/chromoplastic yields the protein MALCGSSISSHKLNSQIRTRNLSKSTFISMNSDTTISLSFSGSVSMGFNSRLNLASSTCSVKRNRFRNHGSRLKVVCIDYPRPELENTVNFVEAAYLSSTFRASPRPTKPLKVVIAGAGLAGLSTAKYLADAGHKPILLEARDVLGGKVAAWKDEDGDWYETGLHIFFGAYPNVQNLFGELGINDRLQWKEHSMIFAMPSKPGQFSRFDFLEVLPSPLNGIWAILRNNEMLTWPEKIKFAIGLLPAILGGQAYVEAQDGVSVKEWMRKQGIPERVTDEVFIAMSKALNFINPDELSMQCILIALNRFLQEKHGSKMAFLDGNPPERLCMPIVDHIQSLGGEVHLNSRIKSIELNDDSTVKSFLLTNGKVIEGDAYVCAAPVDILKLLLPENWKGVPYFQRLEKLVGVPVINVHIWFDRKLKNTYDHLLFSRSPLLSVYADMSVTCKEYYNPNQSMLELVFAPAEEWISRSDEDIIDATMSELAKLFPDEISADQSKAKIIKYHVVKTPRSVYKTVPNCEPCRPIQRSPIEGFYLSGDYTKQKYLASMEGAVLSGKLCAQAIVQDSELLTARSQKRIAQASSV from the exons ATGGCTCTCTGTGGTTCTTCTATATCTTCACACAAATTGAATTCGCAAATTAGGACAAGAAACCTATCAAAATCGACTTTTATTTCTATGAATTCAGATACCACAATTTCGTTATCGTTTTCTGGGAGTGTATCCATGGGTTTTAACTCGAGGTTGAATCTTGCTTCTTCAACTTGTAGTGTCAAGAGAAACAGGTTTAGGAACCATGGTTCTCGTTTGAAAGTAGTTTGCATTGATTATCCACGCCCGGAGCTGGAAAATACCGTTAATTTTGTTGAAGCTGCTTACTTGTCTTCCACCTTTCGTGCTTCTCCTCGCCCAACTAAACCTTTGAAGGTTGTTATTGCTGGTGCAG GGCTGGCTGGTTTATCAACTGCAAAATATTTGGCAGATGCTGGTCACAAGCCTATATTGCTGGAGGCAAGAGACGTTCTAGGTGGAAAG GTTGCTGCATGGAAAGATGAAGATGGAGACTGGTATGAGACTGGCCTACATATATTTT TTGGGGCTTACCCTAATGTGCAGAACTTATTTGGAGAACTCGGTATTAACGATCGGTTACAATGGAAGGAGCATTCTATGATCTTTGCTATGCCAAGCAAGCCTGGACAGTTTAGTCGATTTGATTTTCTCGAAGTCCTTCCATCTCCATTAAATG GAATATGGGCAATCTTGAGGAATAACGAGATGCTGACCTGGCCAGAGAAAATCAAATTTGCAATTGGACTTCTGCCAGCTATTCTTGGTGGACAGGCGTATGTTGAGGCTCAAGATGGTGTTTCTGTTAAAGAATGGATGAGAAAGCAG GGCATTCCTGAACGGGTAACTGATGAAGTGTTTATAGCAATGTCAAAGGCTCTAAACTTCATCAACCCTGATGAACTTTCAATGCAATGTATTTTGATTGCATTAAACCGATTTCTTCAG GAGAAGCATGGTTCTAAGATGGCCTTTTTGGATGGCAATCCCCCGGAAAGACTTTGTATGCCAATTGTTGATCATATTCAGTCATTGGGCGGTGAAGTCCATCTTAATTCACGCATTAAATCAATTGAGCTAAACGATGACAGTACAGTGAAGAGCTTTTTACTAACTAATGGGAAAGTGATTGAAGGGGATGCTTATGTGTGTGCAGCACCAG TGGATATTCTGAAGCTTCTTCTGCCTGAGAACTGGAAAGGGGTACCTTATTTCCAGAGATTGGAAAAATTAGTCGGAGTTCCAGTCATAAATGTTCACATATG GTTTGACAGAAAACTGAAGAACACATATGATCACCTTCTCTTTAGCAG AAGCCCCCTTCTGAGTGTATATGCTGACATGTCAGTAACTTGTAAG GAATATTATAACCCAAACCAGTCTATGTTGGAGCTGGTTTTTGCACCAGCCGAAGAATGGATTTCACGAAGTGATGAAGATATTATTGATGCTACAATGTCTGAACTTGCCAAACTCTTCCCTGATGAAATTTCTGCAGATCAAAGCAAAGCAAAAATCATCAAGTACCACGTTGTTAAAACACCAAG GTCGGTTTACAAAACTGTTCCAAATTGCGAGCCTTGTCGTCCCATACAAAGATCTCCTATAGAAGGTTTCTATTTATCAGGAGATTACACAAAACAAAAATATTTAGCTTCCATGGAAGGTGCTGTTCTTTCTGGGAAGCTTTGTGCACAGGCTATTGTACAG GATTCGGAGCTACTTACTGCTCGGAGCCAGAAAAGAATAGCTCAAGCAAGTAGTGTTTAA
- the LOC127083149 gene encoding DNA topoisomerase 3-beta isoform X2 — protein sequence MYSDFHGKYQDWATTDPLDLFQAQIIKTESNPKAHICKHLKQEARGCHYLVLWLDCDREGENICFEVIESTGFKINDVYRARFSSVTEKDVLNALANLVRPNRDEAMAVDARQEIDLKVGVAFTRFQTSFFQGKYGNLDARVISYGPCQTPTLGFCVQRYLQINTFKPEKFWSLQPYIIQSGYEILLEWQRSKLFDINVAMMFQKLVAEDGILEVTDISEKQETKGRPVGLNTVNLLKVASSALGFGPQTAMQLAERLYTQGFISYPRTESTAYPPSFDFRGALSAQRNNPTWGNYVEGLLTSGYQKPRSGTDVGDHPPITPMRSASEDMLGNDAWKLYQYICQYFIGTVSPDCKYVRKKVEFSVGGESFHCTGQHVITKGFTAIMPWLAINDKSIPSFTKGQKIKVSKVELYEGNTTPPDFLTESELISLMEKNGIGTDASIPVHINNICERNYVQVQAGRKLVPTTLGITLVRGYQSIDPDLCLPDIRSFIEQQITLIAKGQVDHHRVVQHVIEQFKQKFCYFVKKIEAMDALFEAQFSALVDSGRIMSKCGKCLRYMKYISAQPPRLYCGTCEEVYYLPQKGTIKLYKELSCPLDNFELLICSVAGPEGKSFPLCPYCYSNPPFEGIEALINTAKTSTSGKIGKGAGMPCNLCPHPTCPNSLVTQGVCACPECSGTLVLDPISAPKWRLCCNMCNCLVFLAEGAHRILTTKERCLECDSSIIEVDFNKKTTPLADGSTLHRGCILCDVLLHSLVEMKHGRGFKRMGSRGRGRGRGGRGRGRGGKMMDPKMSFRDF from the exons GCACATATTTGTAAACATTTAAAACAAGAAGCTCGTGGTTGTCATTATTTGGTATTGTGGTTGGATTGTGACCGTGAAGGAGAAAATATATGTTTTGAGG TTATAGAATCAACTGGTTTCAAAATAAATGATGTCTATCGCGCACGGTTTTCTTCTGTTACTGAGAAAGATGTTCTGAACGCTTTAGCCAACCTTGTCAGACCGAACAGGGACGAAGCAATGGCTGTAGATGCCAGGCAAGAGATAGATTTGAAAGTTGGAGTTGCCTTCACTCGATTTCAAACAAGTTTTTTCCAGGGGAAATATGGGAACCTAGATGCCAGAGTCATCTC CTATGGACCCTGTCAAACTCCAACTTTAGGATTTTGTGTGCAGCGGTATTTGCAAATAAATACGTTCAAGCCAGAAAAGTTTTGGAGTTTGCAACCTTACATAATTCAAAGTGGCTATGAAATTCTGCTTGAATGGCAACGCAGCAAATTGTTTGACATAAAT GTTGCTATGATGTTTCAAAAGCTGGTTGCTGAAGATGGGATTCTGGAAGTGACTGATATATCAGAAAAACAGGAAACCAAAGGTCGCCCTGTTGGTCTAAACACAGTGAATCTTCTGAAG GTTGCTTCAAGTGCTCTAGGATTTGGTCCTCAGACAGCTATGCAACTAGCTGAACGATTGTATACTCAAGGCTTCATCAG TTATCCACGAACAGAAAGCACGGCATACCCTCCGTCATTTGACTTTCGTGGTGCACTCTCTGCACAAAGAAATAATCCAACTTGGGGAAACTATGTAGAAGGACTACTCACCAGTGGTTATCAGAAACCTCGATCGGGAACAGATGTGGGTGACCATCCTCCCATTACTCCAATGAGATCTGCATCAGAGGATATGCTAGGTAATGATGCTTGGAAGCTGTACCAATATATCTGTCAATACTTCATAGGGACAGTGTCTCCGGACTGCAAGTATGTAAG GAAAAAGGTTGAGTTTTCAGTTGGTGGAGAGTCCTTTCATTGTACAGGGCAGCATGTTATCACCAAAGGCTTTACAGCTATTATGCCTTGGTTGGCAATAAATGATAAAAGTATTCCATCATTTACAAAAGGGCAGAAAATAAAAGTATCGAAAGTTGAGCTCTATGAA GGGAATACCACACCTCCAGATTTTCTTACAGAGAGTGAGCTGATCTCTCTAATGGAGAAGAATGGAATAGGAACAGATGCATCAATTCCTGTACATATTAACAATATATGTGAGCGGAATTATGTGCAG GTACAAGCAGGCAGAAAGCTTGTCCCAACCACATTAGGTATAACTTTAGTAAGAGGTTATCAATCAATTGATCCAGACCTCTGCTTGCCCGATATCCGTAGCTTTATTGAGCAACAAATTACTCTTATTGCTAAGGGCCAGGTAGATCATCATCGCGTGGTTCAGCATGTAATTGAACAGTTCAAGCAAAAGTTTTGTTACTTTGTCAAGAAG ATTGAAGCCATGGATGCATTATTTGAAGCACAGTTTTCTGCACTTGTTGATTCAGGGCGTATTATGAGTAAATGTGGTAAATGCTTGCGTTATATGAAGTATATTTCTGCCCAGCCACCACGTTTGTATTGTGGTACTTGTGAGGAAGTTTATTATCTTCCACAGAAGGGCACAATAAAG CTGTACAAGGAACTGTCTTGTCCTTTAGACAATTTTGAGCTTTTGATCTGCTCCGTGGCTGGCCCAGAGGGTAAATCATTCCCACTATGTCCTTACTGCTACAGCAATCCCCCATTTGAAGGTATCGAAGCACTCATCAATACGGCTAAAACTAGTACTTCTGGCAAGATTGGCAAGGGTGCTGGCATGCCATGCAACCTATGCCCCCACCCCACTTGCCCAAATTCTTTAGTTACCCAAGGTGTATGTGCTTGCCCAGAATGCAGCGGGACACTTGTCTTAGACCCCATAAGTGCTCCCAAATGGCGACTTTGTTGCAATATGTGCAATTGCCTAGTTTTTCTTGCAGAGGGTGCTCATAGAATCTTGACAACTAAAGAAAGGTGCCTTGAATGCGACTCTTCAATCATAGAAGTGGACTTCAACAAGAAAACAACTCCTCTGGCAGACGGGTCTACGTTGCACCGGGGTTGCATTCTTTGTGATGTATTACTACATTCCCTTGTAGAGATGAAACATGGGAGAGGCTTCAAGCGTATGGGTTCACGTGGAAGAGGAAGAGGAAGGGGAGGAAGAGGAAGAGGACGGGGTGGTAAAATGATGGATCCGAAAATGAGTTTTCGAGATTTCTAG